In Oryza sativa Japonica Group chromosome 11, ASM3414082v1, the following are encoded in one genomic region:
- the LOC107279442 gene encoding putative receptor-like protein kinase At3g47110: MKIATIRQYMILLMASNVVQIMCTSLYGNETDRLSLLEFKKAISLDPQQALMSWNDSTYFCSWEGVLCRVKTPHRPISLNLTNQGLVGQISPSLGNLTFLKFLFLDTNSFTGEIPLSLGHLHHLRTIYLSNNTLEGAIPDFTNCSSLKALWLNGNHLVGQLINNFPPKLQVLTLASNNFTGTIPSSFANITELRNLNFASNNIKGNIPNEFSNFLMMEILILGGNMLTGRFPQAILNISTLIDLFLNFNHLSGEVPSNILYSLPNLQVLALDFNFLQGHIPSSLVNASNLRELDISSNNFTGVVPSSIGKLSKLYWLSLEGNQLQTHKKEDWEFMNSLANCTRLQIFSMAYNRLEGHLPSSLSNFSTHLQRLHLYGNEISGFLPSGIEHLSNLIDLSLGTNDFTGTLPEWLGNLKQLQMLGLYENYFIGFIPSSLSNLSQLVYLGLHFNKFDGHIPSLGNLQMLEVLNISNNNLHCIIPTEIFSIMSIVQIDLSFNNLHRKFSTDIGNAKQLISLELSSNKLSGDIPNALGNCESLEYIMLGINSFSGSIPISLGNISNLKVLNLSHNNLTWSIPASLSNLQYLEQLDLSFNHLNGEVPVEGIFKNATAFQMDGNQGLCGGLPELHLPACPTVLLVTSKNKNSVILKLVIPLACMVSLALAISIYFIGRGKRKKKSISFPSLGRKFPKVSFNDLSNATDRFSTANLIGRGRFGSVYQAKLFQDNIVVAVKVFNLETSGSQESFIAECNALRNLRHRNLVPIFTLCGSIDAEGNDFKALVYELMPRGDLHKLLYSTGDDGDASNLNHITLAQRISIIVDLSNALEYLHHNNQGTIIHCDLKPSNILLDDNMIAHVGDFGLVKFRTDSSTSFGDSNSIFSLAIKGTIGYIAPECAEGDQVSTASDVYSFGVVLLELFICRRPIDAMFKDGLSIAKFTEINFSDRILEIVDPQLQQELDLCLEAPVEVKEKDIHCMLSVLKIGIHCTKPIPSERISMREAAAKLHIIKDAYLRGN, translated from the exons ATGAAGATCGCTACAATCAGACAGTATATGATTTTGCTTATGGCTAGCAATGTAGTCCAAATCATGTGCACCTCATTATATGGAAATGAGACAGATCGACTCTCATTGCTTGAGTTCAAGAAGGCAATCAGTCTCGATCCGCAGCAAGCGCTGATGTCCTGGAATGACAGCACTTACTTTTGCAGTTGGGAAGGTGTCCTGTGCAGGGTTAAAACTCCACATCGTCCCATTTCTCTAAACCTTACAAACCAAGGTTTAGTTGGGCAAATATCCCCTTCACTTGGAAACCTAACATTCCTAAAATTTCTGTTCCTAGACACAAATTCATTCACCGGAGAGATCCCTCTGTCCCTTGGTCATCTGCATCACCTTCGAACCATTTACTTGAGCAATAACACATTAGAAGGAGCGATACCTGATTTTACAAATTGTTCTAGCCTCAAGGCCCTATGGCTCAACGGCAATCACCTAGTTGGACAATTGATTAATAATTTCCCCCCTAAGCTTCAAGTGCTGACTCTTGCATCTAATAATTTTACTGGAACTATCCCTTCTTCCTTTGCCAATATCACAGAACTTAGAAATCTTAATTTCGCGTCTAACAATATCAAGGGAAACATCCCAAATGAGTTTTCAAACTTCCTCATGATGGAGATTCTTATTTTGGGTGGCAATATGTTGACGGGTAGGTTTCCACAAGCCATCTTAAATATTTCTACTCTCATCGatctttttcttaattttaatcATCTAAGTGGAGAGGTACCATCCAATATCCTTTACTCTCTTCCCAATCTACAAGTACTTGCATTGGACTTCAATTTTCTTCAAGGGCATATCCCCAGCTCATTGGTGAACGCCTCCAACCTACGTGAACTGGACATATCAAGTAATAATTTCACTGGGGTTGTACCAAGTTCCATTGGCAAACTAAGCAAACTGTATTGGCTAAGTCTTGAAGGCAATCAGCTCCAAACACACAAAAAGGAAGATTGGGAGTTTATGAACAGCTTAGCCAACTGCACTAGGCTACAAATTTTTTCGATGGCTTATAATCGACTAGAAGGCCATCTACCAAGTTCGTTAAGCAACTTTTCGACTCATCTCCAACGACTTCATTTATACGGAAATGAAATATCTGGGTTTCTCCCCTCTGGCATTGAACACCTCTCAAACTTGATTGATTTATCATTAGGAACTAATGACTTTACTGGTACCCTTCCAGAATGGCTTGGAAATCTTAAACAGTTGCAAATGTTAGGTTTATATGAAAACTATTTCATAGGATTTATTCCATCGTCCTTATCAAATCTATCTCAACTGGTATATCTTGGACTACATTTTAACAAGTTTGATGGACACATACCAAGCTTGGGAAACCTGCAAATgcttgaagtattaaacatttCCAACAATAATCTTCATTGTATAATACCAACTGAGATTTTTAGTATCATGTCAATAGTACAAATCGACTTATCTTTCAATAACCTACACCGAAAATTTTCTACTGACATTGGCAATGCGAAACAACTAATATCTTTAGAACTTTCATCAAATAAGCTATCTGGAGATATACCCAATGCTTTGGGTAATTGTGAAAGCCTTGAATATATCATGTTAGGTATAAACAGTTTTAGCGGTAGCATACCCATTTCATTAGGTAACATAAGTAACCTAAAAGTTCTCAACTTATCTCACAATAATTTAACTTGGTCAATACCAGCGTCTCTTAGCAATCTACAATATCTTGAGCAACTTGATCTGTCATTCAACCATCTTAACGGTGAGGTCCCAGTAGAAGGAATATTCAAGAATGCAACAGCCTTCCAGATGGATGGAAATCAGGGACTTTGTGGTGGGCTACCAGAGTTGCACCTACCTGCGTGTCCTACCGTGTTATTGGTTACATCTAAGAACAAGAACTCGGTTATATTGAAATTAGTAATCCCACTAGCCTGCATGGTATCGCTTGCTTTGGCCatatcaatttattttattgggAGGGGAAAAcggaagaaaaaatccatatcaTTCCCATCACTCGGTAGAAAGTTCCCCAAAGTTTCCTTCAATGATCTTTCAAATGCAACAGATAGATTCTCTACAGCCAATTTAATTGGAAGAGGAAGGTTTGGTTCTGTATACCAAGCAAAACTATTTCAAGACAACATTGTGGTTGCCGTGAAAGTTTTCAATCTAGAAACAAGTGGATCGCAGGAGAGCTTCATTGCAGAATGTAATGCTTTAAGAAACTTGAGACATCGCAATCTAGTTCCTATCTTCACACTATGCGGTAGTATTGATGCTGAAGGCAATGATTTCAAGGCTTTAGTGTATGAGTTGATGCCACGAGGGGACTTGCATAAATTACTATACTCAACCGGAGATGACGGTGATGCTTCAAATCTGAACCACATTACATTAGCTCAGAGGATAAGCATAATTGTGGATTTATCAAATGCATTGGAATATTTGCACCATAACAACCAAGGAACTATTATTCATTGTGACCTGAAGCCTAGCAATATCCTTCTAGATGACAATATGATTGCTCATGTCGGAGATTTTGGCCTTGTGAAGTTCAGGACCGATTCCTCCACATCTTTTGGTGATTCCAACTCAATTTTTTCCCTTGCAATAAAGGGAACCATTGGATATATCGCTCCAg AATGCGCTGAGGGAGATCAAGTCTCAACTGCCTCTGATGTTTATAGCTTTGGAGTTGTTCTCTTGGAGTTGTTCATATGTAGGCGGCCAATAGACGCTATGTTTAAGGATGGACTGAGCATTGCAAAGTTTACAGAGATCAACTTCTCTGACAGGATACTTGAGATCGTTGATCCCCAGCTACAACAAGAGTTGGACCTCTGCCTAGAAGCTCCAGTGGAAGTAAAGGAGAAAGATATACACTGCATGCTCTCTGTGTTAAAAATTGGAATTCATTGCACCAAGCCAATACCAAGTGAACGCATTAGCATGCGAGAGGCAGCCGCCAAGCTGCACATAATCAAAGATGCCTATCTCAGAGGGAACTGA